Below is a genomic region from Verrucomicrobiota bacterium.
CAGTTCAATGTGTTGAACCTCCTGGCCAGTCACCCCAAAGGTCTTTCCCAGATCGAACTGGGCCGTTTGCTCGTCATGCACCGTTCCAACGTGACCGGACTTATCGACCGGTTGGAAACGCGGGGTTTGGCGCAACGTCGCGATCACTTGACCGATCGACGGGCTTTCGTCGTCGTGTTGACGCCCGTGGGAAAGAGACTGATTTGCCAGATCGAACCTCATTACCGGAGAGCAGCGGCTGGAGTCTGGGGCGGCGTCCCGGTCAAGCGCGTCAATCAATTGCTGTCGGAGCTGGTCACCGTCAGCGCCAACGCCGAACGCATTGCTGGAGAAATCGCCCCCAAATTTTCATGAACGACACCACCATGACCGCGCGCAAACCGGTGCTTTCCTGGAAACAGGCGCTGGGATGGTCGGCGTTGGCCATCGCTGCATTTCATGTCGCTTACGGCTTCGCCCGATGCAGTTTGCTGATTCTGATTTATCTCTATTGTCTTTGCGCGTTGACGCGGCTCGCCAGCGACCGACGCGCTTTTTATTTCGGACTGGTGATCGGGATGCTGGTTTATGGACCGCAACTCTATTTCTTCTACACCATCTTTGGAGCGGCAGCAGCGGTGCTTTGGCTCGTGCTGGCATTCTGGTTGGGGCTTTTCATGCTGCTGGCGCGCCATTGCCGACAGCGACTTGGCCCAAGCGTGGCGGCTTTGCTGATCCCCTTCCTCTGGACGGGTCTGGAATACGTTCGCAGCGAACTTTACTATCTTCGTTTTTCCTGGCTGAACGTCGGCTATGTGTTTTGGGACAATCCAGCTCTGCCGTTCATCAAATATCTCGGTGTTTATGGCACTGGCTTTGTGCTCACGGCCATCATGGCGCGAGTGGCCCTGATCCGTAAAGGTCTGCTGGCAGTTTATGCCATGAGCATTTCCTTGCTGGCGACGTTGCTGATCCTCAATGCCCATTCGATTCCAAGCGAGCCGGCCGGTAACCGCGTTTCCGTCGCGGGCGTGCAAATGGAATTTCCTGCTCCACTGGAAGTGCCGCTCGCGCTCGACAAGCTGCTTCAGCAAAATCCGGACGCGCAATTGCTGGTCTTGAGCGAATACACATTTGACGGCCCTGTGCCAGAACGCGTCAAGAACTGGTGCGAGAAGAACAATCGACATCTCATTGTCGGCGGAAAAGCTCCGGCCTCGGAGCATCAGTATTACAACACGGCCTTTGTCATCGACCCCAACGGCGAAATCGTCTTCCAACAGGTCAAAAGCGTCCCGATTCAATTCTTCAAGGATGGTCTGCCCGCGAAGGAACAGAAAGTGTGGGAGTCGCCCTGGGGCAAGATTGGCATCTGCGTTTGTTATGATTTGAGCTACACGCGCGTCACCGACGAGCTGATTCGTCAAGGCGCACAAGCGTTGATCGTCCCGACCATGGACGTGGCCGAGTGGGGTGGACATCAACACCGGTTGCACACGCGGGTCGCTCCCGTGCGTTCGGCGGAGTATGGCGTGCCGGTTTTTCGCGTTTGCAGTTCCGGCATCTCGCAACTCACCGACGGCGACGGGCGCATCCTCGCAACTGCGCCGTTTCCCGGCGAAAACGAGACTATCGCAGGTCAACTTCGTTTGAGTGAAGGCAGCCACCGGCCAATCGACCGCTGGCTCGCACTGCCGGCGGTGTTGATCGCGGCCACTGTGCTGATTTGGTTTGCGGCGGCTGGCCTGCGTCGGCGTCCACCGATGTCACGTCGCCAATCCTGATTTAGCCCATGAGAACTTTCTTCCGCCTTCTTCTGCGTTTGCTGTTTCGATTCCGCGCCTACAACGAATCAGTCTTGAGCGCGCCGGGACCGGTGCTGCTCCTTCCCAACCACGTCTCGTGGCTCGATTGGCTTTTCCTGCTGGTCTGTCTCGATGATGACTGGCGTTTTGTGACCTCGAGTACACGGGCGCAAAGCAGTTGGTTGCATCGGCGGCTCATGATCAACCGTCACACGTTCCCCGTGGACACGAACTCGCCCTACGCGGTGAAGCATATCGCAGAATTCTTGCAGAAGGGCGGACGGCTGGTGTTGTTTGCCGAGGGGCGGCTTTCGCGCACGGGAACATTGATGAAACTGTTCGACGGCACCGGTTTCCTGCTTTTCAAAACTCGTGCAAAAGTGATCACCTGTTATCTGCGCGGCGCGCAACGCGTGCTCTGCTCCCCGCACGCCGGCTGGAAAAAATGTTTTCCCCGTGTCACCGCCCACTTCAGTGAAGTGCTCACGCCGCCGCACTTGGAACATCTCAGCGCTTTCCAAGTCCGCACTCAAACCACCAACTGGCTGCGCGACAAACTCGTGAACCAACAGTTCAACGTGGAAATGGAATTTGGCCCGCCAAACGTGCTGGCGGCCATCGCGGAGATGGCCAAGCAACGTCCGAAACAGATAGTTTTGGAAGACCTCACGCGCCAGAAACTCACCTACCGGCGGTTGCTGGTTGGCGCGGACGTTTTGTCGCAACAGTGGAAAACCCTGCTGTCTCCAGGCGACTCGCCCTGTGAAATAACCCCAGCGTCCACCACCGTCGATGCAGCTACGGCTACTCCACAGGGCGAGCGCGTCGGCGTTCTGCTTCCCAACGTCAACGCCATGCCCGTGGTCGTTCTCAGTCTATGGCGCTTTGGGAAAGTCCCAGCAATTCTGAATTACTCGACTGGCATGGCGACGATGCTGGCGTGCGTCCAATTGGCCGGGATCAAGCAAATCATTTCCTCCCGCGCATTTCTGGAACGGGCCAGACTAAACATCGAGCCGCTCATCAAAGCCGGCATCGAAATTATTTATCTGGAGGACGTGCGCGCTCAGGTTTCCGGCGCACAAAAGTTCTTCACCTTGTTCCGGCACATTTTAACCTCACATTCCGTACTCCGCCCTCCCCACTCCGGCGATGATCCTGCCGTCGTCATGTTCACGAGCGGGTCGGAAGGCGAGCCGAAGGGCGTGGAACTTTCCCATCGCAACCTGCTGGCCAACATCCGCCAGATGCTGGCTGTCGCCGACATGCAGGACACTGACCGCATGTTCAACGCGCTGCCGCTCTTTCACAGTTTCGGCCTTACGGTGGCCACGTTGCTTCCGTTGGTGCGCGGAATGTATGTGTTCATTTATCCGTCGCCGCTGCATTATCGCGTGGTCCCGACTGCTTTTTATGATACCAACTGCACCATCTTTCTGAGCACGAATACATTCCTGAACGGCTACGCGCGCAAAGCCCACCCGTATGATTTTCGGAGCGCGCGCTACGTTTTTGCCGGCGCGGAACAATTGCAGGAAGCCACCGCCACCACTTGGGCGCAACGCTTCGGCGTGCGCATCCTCGAAGGTTACGGCGCGACGGAATGTTCGCCCGGCATCAGCGTCAACACTCCACTCGCGCCCAAATACGGTTCCGTCGGACGTCTCATGCCGGGAATGGAATTCAAGCTCGAGCCCGTCGAAGGCGTGGAGGAGGGCGGACGGTTGTTTGTGCGTGGCCCGAACATCATGCGCGGTTACCTGAACGCCGAAGCCAACGCCCAATTCAAGGCCCTCGGCGGCTGGTATGACACTGGCGACATCGTGAGCGTGGATGCCGACGGTTACCTGCACATTCGCGGTCGCCTGAAACGTTTTGCTAAGGTCAGTGGCGAAATGGTGAGCCTGGCCGCCGTCGAGGACGCGCTGGCCGGCGCGTTTCCACAATTCGGCTTGCGCGGTCAGGTCGCCATCGTGGCGCGGCCGGACGAACACAAGGGCGAAGTGCTCATCGCTGTCACCAACGAACCAAAGTTGCAACTCGAAGACATCCGCGCGGCGATCAAAGCCAAAGGGCTGACGAATCTCTGCGTGCCACGTGAGGTGAAAGTAGTCCGCGAAATTCCAAAACTGGGAACGGGCAAGGTAGATCATCGCGAACTGGCGAAAATGATTTAGCTTGAGAGCGAACGGCATGAACAAAGACGTTGAACAACTCCAACTCCGCATTCACGGCGACGCCTCATTGCCGACGTTGGTGTATTTGCCGGGCACGCACGGCGACTGGACGCTGGTCACCAGTTTTCGATTGGCGATGGCGAAGCGCGTTCGCTTCGTGGAATTCACCTACCCGCGCACGGTGACCTGGTCACTCGACGATTACGCGGCGGCGGTTGAAGCCGAGTTGCTCGCCAACGGAATCCAGCGCGGCTGGTTGCTCGGTGAATCGTTCAGCTCAATCGTTGCCTGGGCAATGATCGGTAGAAATTCCGGCGGCGAGAATCGATTCCAAATCAAAGGATTGATTTTGACCAACGGTTTCGTGCGACATCCTCTGCCTTGGGGCGCGCGGTTGGCGAAGAGATTTTGCGCCGGTGTCTCACTGACCTGGCTGACTCGCTTCCTCTACCTCTACGCCAAGTACGCGCGATTCCGTCATCGCCATGCGCCCGAAACCATGGCCAGCATCAAGGAGTTCATCGCCCGCCGCACCGATCTGGACCGTTGCGCCGCCGCGCATCGGCTGGGCTTGATTGCCGAAAATGATTTGCGCGACGTTGCTCGCCGGACACATTTACCCGTGTATTACCTGGCGGGAATGGTCGATCCGATCGTGCCGTGGTATCACGCCCGGTGGTGGCTGCGACGAAATTGTCCGGGCTATCGCGGTGGCAAAACCGTCTGGCGCGCGGACCACAACGTTCTCGGCACCGCGCCAAAAACATCCGCCAACCAGGTTGTGAGTTGGCTGAACGAAACGCGCGAACCATCTCCAATAACGCAAACCTCAACGCCGGTCGCCGCAAGAAGCTGATTGTCGCCAGGAAGAAAGCCGCTATAATGTTAATTATGCAGTTGAACACGCCCCTCACCCCGGCCCTCTCCCCGTCCGACGGGGAGATGGTGAGGGGCGCGTCCAGTTGCATCGTTAAGGACAATGCCGCCCGACAAAGGACTTTATGACACGCCAGCAAATTCTTGATCTCTACTTCATGGACGCCCGTCACAAGCTCATCGATCTCGCGGCCTTCATGGACCGCGTTGAACGCGCCGAAGGAGACGACGATTTTCGCTTCAAAGCCTTTCGCGAAGCATTGAAAGAGCTTGGTCAGAACAATCATGAGAAAGCCAAGCAAGTCTTGCTGACGTTCAGTGATCCGACGACGAAACCGATAGCTGCAGCGGCGAGCAAAGGAGCGGTAGGCGCGTGGCCCGGAAGAGTTGAGAGGAATTTGAGTTGAGAGTTGAGAGAAAAAACAACCATTGGAGGAACAATGTTCAACTTTGAGAAGTTAGAGGTTTGGCAGAATGCAATTGATTTTGCGGATTTTGTTTATCGAGTCACGCGCGCGTTTCCCGACGACGAACGGTTTGGGTTGACCAATCAAATGCGGCGGGCCGCCGTCTCCATTTCGTCGAACATCGCGGAAGGAACGTCGCGACATTCGCGTGATGATTACTCCCGATTTTTGGAAATCGCGACGGGTTCAGTCTTCGAAGTCGTCTCGCAATCTTTCATAGCTCGCAAACAAAGTTATTTGTCTGAAGATGACCGTCAGCGTCTTTACACTGCGGCTGAGGAACAAAGCAAGATGTTGAGCGGCTTGCGCCGGTCGCTTGGCTTCGCGTAACTCTCAACTCTCAACTCAAACTACTCTCAACTCGTCATGCGCTACATCGAACCTCACGCCCACATGGTCAGCCGCGTTACGGATGATTACGTCCGCATGGTGACGGCGGGGTGCGCGGCGATTTGTGAACCGGCGTTCTGGGCGGGATTCGACCGCAGTTCAGTGGACGGTTTCTACGATTACTTCTGTCAGCTTACCGAGCATGAACCGAAGCGCGCTGCCAAATTCGGTCTGCCGCATTTCTGCTGGCTCTGCATCAACCCAAAGGAATCCGAAGACCTCAAGCTCGCTAACGATGTGATCGCCATCATTCCGAAATTTCTCGACCGACCCAACGTCCTGGGCATCGGCGAAATCGGCTTGAACAAAAACAGCCGGAACGAGATGAAGGTGTTGGAGAAGCATGTCGATCTCGCCGCCAAACACGACCAACTCATTCTCGTCCACACGCCGCACCTCGAAGATAAATTGAAAGGCACGCGGCTCATCGTGGATTTGATCAAGGGCGACAAGCGCATCAAGCCGGAGCGCGTTATCATCGATCACGTTGAGGAACACACGGTGAAGATGGTGCTCGATGCCGGGATGTGGGCAGGCATGACGCTTTATCCCGAATCAAAATGTTCCCCGGCGCGTGCCATCGACATGGTGGAGGTTTACGGTAACCAACGCATCTGGATGAACAGCGCCTGCGATTGGGGCGTGAGTGATCCGCTGGCCGTGCCCAAAACCGCGCTGGAAATGCGCAAGCGAGGCCACAGCTCTGAGGCTATCGATAAGTTGATTTATCAGAACCCGCTGAAGTTTCTCAGCCAGTGCGCGAAATTCAAGCTTCCGGCAGGAGGATGAACGACTAAAAGTAAAGCATCTGCCGTCAGGCGACATCTCCCTTACGTTTATTCTGCACCTCCTTTATCCGATCGTCCAAGCCTTGCTTCCATTCCAGTGCCAAGGCGAAGCCAATCAATCCGAAAAGCGGAACAGGCCACCCGTAGTAGATGGCTACCGCCAGGCCCACCGCCGCCAAAGGTTCAGTGTTTACCCTGCTATAAAATAAGAAGCCCAACACGGCAGCCGAGACGGGCAGCACCGCAGCAGCTAAGCACGTCCACATGAGGATCCTTGCGGCGAGTCGCTTCCGCAACAGTGTCTGTATTGGCTTTGTCGTCATGAGCGCAACCAATTGTTAGTCAGAACTCTGTCATTTGTGCCGGAAATATTTTGTTGCAAGAGAACGCTGCCCGGCTACGGACTACTCGGTTGGTATAATCTTGTTCGGGTCATATTCCAAATTCCGTGAGCCAGAGGGATTTGTCAAGGCTTCCACGTTACACGCATTTTTAGTTCAACGCCACGCCGCGGCGGATGTAGGTCGGCACGTCGAGGTCTTCGCCTTTGTGAATGGTCGGTTCACTCTTGTCAAAGCGGCCCTTGGAAATGATTTCCAACGACAACTGGCCCTGCCGCATCCGGGATGATTTCTTTCGCTGCCGTCCAAGAGTGGTCGCCTGTTGTTCCAG
It encodes:
- a CDS encoding TatD family hydrolase → MRYIEPHAHMVSRVTDDYVRMVTAGCAAICEPAFWAGFDRSSVDGFYDYFCQLTEHEPKRAAKFGLPHFCWLCINPKESEDLKLANDVIAIIPKFLDRPNVLGIGEIGLNKNSRNEMKVLEKHVDLAAKHDQLILVHTPHLEDKLKGTRLIVDLIKGDKRIKPERVIIDHVEEHTVKMVLDAGMWAGMTLYPESKCSPARAIDMVEVYGNQRIWMNSACDWGVSDPLAVPKTALEMRKRGHSSEAIDKLIYQNPLKFLSQCAKFKLPAGG
- a CDS encoding AMP-binding protein — its product is MRTFFRLLLRLLFRFRAYNESVLSAPGPVLLLPNHVSWLDWLFLLVCLDDDWRFVTSSTRAQSSWLHRRLMINRHTFPVDTNSPYAVKHIAEFLQKGGRLVLFAEGRLSRTGTLMKLFDGTGFLLFKTRAKVITCYLRGAQRVLCSPHAGWKKCFPRVTAHFSEVLTPPHLEHLSAFQVRTQTTNWLRDKLVNQQFNVEMEFGPPNVLAAIAEMAKQRPKQIVLEDLTRQKLTYRRLLVGADVLSQQWKTLLSPGDSPCEITPASTTVDAATATPQGERVGVLLPNVNAMPVVVLSLWRFGKVPAILNYSTGMATMLACVQLAGIKQIISSRAFLERARLNIEPLIKAGIEIIYLEDVRAQVSGAQKFFTLFRHILTSHSVLRPPHSGDDPAVVMFTSGSEGEPKGVELSHRNLLANIRQMLAVADMQDTDRMFNALPLFHSFGLTVATLLPLVRGMYVFIYPSPLHYRVVPTAFYDTNCTIFLSTNTFLNGYARKAHPYDFRSARYVFAGAEQLQEATATTWAQRFGVRILEGYGATECSPGISVNTPLAPKYGSVGRLMPGMEFKLEPVEGVEEGGRLFVRGPNIMRGYLNAEANAQFKALGGWYDTGDIVSVDADGYLHIRGRLKRFAKVSGEMVSLAAVEDALAGAFPQFGLRGQVAIVARPDEHKGEVLIAVTNEPKLQLEDIRAAIKAKGLTNLCVPREVKVVREIPKLGTGKVDHRELAKMI
- a CDS encoding MarR family transcriptional regulator — translated: MATSSLAAEPRYEALLQLLRTADTLWNASRVFFARWNLSPSQFNVLNLLASHPKGLSQIELGRLLVMHRSNVTGLIDRLETRGLAQRRDHLTDRRAFVVVLTPVGKRLICQIEPHYRRAAAGVWGGVPVKRVNQLLSELVTVSANAERIAGEIAPKFS
- a CDS encoding four helix bundle protein, which encodes MFNFEKLEVWQNAIDFADFVYRVTRAFPDDERFGLTNQMRRAAVSISSNIAEGTSRHSRDDYSRFLEIATGSVFEVVSQSFIARKQSYLSEDDRQRLYTAAEEQSKMLSGLRRSLGFA
- a CDS encoding alpha/beta hydrolase, which translates into the protein MNKDVEQLQLRIHGDASLPTLVYLPGTHGDWTLVTSFRLAMAKRVRFVEFTYPRTVTWSLDDYAAAVEAELLANGIQRGWLLGESFSSIVAWAMIGRNSGGENRFQIKGLILTNGFVRHPLPWGARLAKRFCAGVSLTWLTRFLYLYAKYARFRHRHAPETMASIKEFIARRTDLDRCAAAHRLGLIAENDLRDVARRTHLPVYYLAGMVDPIVPWYHARWWLRRNCPGYRGGKTVWRADHNVLGTAPKTSANQVVSWLNETREPSPITQTSTPVAARS